The following coding sequences are from one Novipirellula caenicola window:
- a CDS encoding glycoside hydrolase family 172 protein: MTCVIRTIFLLGTASFLVAAAAQAQEPVSIQSLLHEMVDRESVARFPAKNFRLKQHSSYNRASKTPKDAKGWFTNKDFNNNPGDRNFIRLEENNGRQEWVLMDHQGPGAIVRTWMPWRNANQPDTDIHMRVYLDGADEPALEGNMLGMFDGSGVIPAPFAHSSLRSAVNFFPIPYAKSCKVTTDKMPFFFIFTFREYDAGTPVETFTIADLESNKELTEETGKLLLNPGNRADQAVRASADENVLTTSATIKSQDEQSLDLPSGTAAVREISVKLGSYQTPSVTRQVVLKIEFDGKQTVWCPIGDFFGSGIGLNPVQGWYRTVSEDGTMSCRWVMPYQNGGKVSLLNLSGEPVDAELVVKTGDWTWDDRSMYFHAGWRGQYPVPTRPFSDWNYVTLEGRGVYVGDTLTVMNPVEKWWGEGDEKIWVDGEDFPSLFGTGTEDYYGYSWGGISTDFYQHPFHAQPRAHKWNKVSRKPESQAGTRNTLGYSVETRSRSLDKMPFHRSLQLDMEIWHWSDVEMGYGVGAYWYGFADTASNRKPEPQQVLNVPPLPDLDGTEADSSANDFKGAVEFEEMEIVSNPKQLTTKPQNLKSYKGNWNETDHVLFKGLAVGDVVEFRVPTSSPVAERLTLYATRSKDFGILRFSVNGKPAGSQVDFYAGKPSPSAAIELGVFDPVDGIYVLRVEVVGKNPKSSGTFFGLDCVTRLEAK, encoded by the coding sequence ATGACATGCGTAATAAGAACAATCTTTCTGTTAGGCACGGCTAGCTTTTTGGTGGCCGCTGCGGCACAGGCACAAGAGCCTGTTTCGATCCAATCGCTTTTACACGAGATGGTTGACCGTGAATCGGTGGCTCGTTTTCCAGCGAAGAATTTCCGCTTGAAACAGCACAGCAGCTACAACCGAGCCTCCAAAACCCCCAAGGATGCGAAGGGTTGGTTCACGAACAAAGATTTCAACAACAATCCAGGCGACCGCAATTTTATCCGTCTCGAAGAGAATAACGGAAGGCAAGAGTGGGTGTTGATGGATCATCAGGGCCCCGGAGCGATCGTCCGCACATGGATGCCGTGGCGGAATGCCAACCAACCCGACACGGATATCCATATGCGTGTGTATCTCGACGGGGCTGACGAGCCCGCGTTGGAGGGCAACATGTTGGGCATGTTCGATGGCTCGGGCGTGATTCCTGCTCCGTTTGCTCATTCGTCGCTGCGTTCGGCGGTCAACTTTTTCCCGATTCCCTACGCGAAAAGCTGCAAGGTGACGACCGACAAGATGCCGTTCTTTTTCATCTTCACCTTTCGTGAATATGACGCGGGCACTCCGGTGGAAACCTTTACCATCGCGGACCTCGAGTCAAATAAAGAATTGACCGAGGAAACGGGCAAGCTGCTTTTGAATCCAGGTAATCGAGCGGATCAAGCGGTGCGAGCATCGGCCGACGAGAACGTCTTGACGACCTCCGCCACGATCAAGTCTCAAGACGAACAGTCGCTGGACCTTCCCTCGGGCACGGCCGCCGTGCGAGAGATTTCGGTAAAACTCGGCAGCTACCAAACTCCGAGCGTCACTCGCCAAGTGGTCCTGAAGATCGAGTTTGATGGCAAGCAAACGGTTTGGTGCCCGATCGGCGATTTCTTTGGCTCGGGGATCGGGTTGAACCCGGTGCAGGGCTGGTATCGTACGGTGAGCGAAGACGGGACGATGAGCTGCCGCTGGGTGATGCCCTATCAAAATGGCGGCAAGGTTTCACTGTTGAACCTGAGCGGCGAGCCGGTTGATGCCGAGTTGGTCGTGAAAACCGGAGATTGGACTTGGGACGATCGTTCGATGTATTTCCACGCTGGTTGGCGAGGTCAGTATCCGGTACCGACCCGTCCGTTTTCGGATTGGAATTATGTCACGCTCGAGGGGCGTGGCGTGTATGTCGGCGACACCCTCACCGTGATGAACCCGGTCGAAAAGTGGTGGGGCGAAGGCGATGAAAAAATCTGGGTCGATGGCGAAGACTTTCCGTCACTGTTCGGCACGGGAACCGAAGACTACTACGGCTACTCTTGGGGCGGCATCAGCACGGATTTCTATCAGCATCCCTTCCATGCACAGCCGCGCGCTCACAAATGGAACAAGGTGAGCCGCAAACCCGAGTCTCAAGCGGGTACGCGAAACACACTCGGCTACAGCGTAGAGACTCGCAGCCGGTCGCTCGATAAAATGCCTTTCCACCGTTCGCTGCAGCTGGATATGGAGATCTGGCATTGGAGCGACGTGGAAATGGGTTATGGCGTCGGTGCGTATTGGTACGGCTTTGCCGACACGGCGTCCAATCGCAAACCGGAACCGCAACAAGTGCTTAATGTACCGCCGCTTCCGGATTTAGATGGCACGGAAGCTGATAGCTCGGCCAATGATTTCAAGGGAGCGGTCGAGTTCGAGGAGATGGAGATTGTTTCCAATCCGAAGCAACTGACCACGAAGCCTCAGAATCTGAAAAGTTACAAAGGAAACTGGAATGAAACAGACCATGTTCTATTTAAAGGCCTAGCGGTTGGCGATGTCGTGGAATTTCGCGTTCCTACATCCAGCCCTGTTGCTGAGCGGTTGACGCTGTATGCCACAAGATCCAAGGATTTTGGAATTCTTCGTTTTTCGGTCAATGGAAAGCCGGCGGGTTCGCAGGTCGATTTCTATGCCGGCAAACCGTCGCCATCCGCAGCGATCGAACTTGGCGTTTTCGACCCGGTCGACGGCATCTATGTGCTGCGAGTCGAAGTGGTAGGCAAGAATCCGAAAAGCAGTGGCACTTTTTTCGGGCTCGATTGTGTAACACGACTCGAAGCGAAATAG
- a CDS encoding sulfatase-like hydrolase/transferase, translating into MKTLIAFAIMLMGSAACAESRPNIIVIMADDLGYADVGFNGCSDIPTPNIDSLADDGARFSSGYVTGPMCGPSRAGFITGQIQSRFGWHGNPNQPLNPTHGLPTGIKTVAHWMQQQGYATGGVGKWHMGTTHDQHPNALGFDDWYGFLSGGRLYYPMDHPSYNGKYLRMKKPWGMRDMHHTMPIIHNQQPLQWEQYLTRELTDYGIGYIEENQGKPFFLFMSYNAPHEYLEAPEETIAKFPASEMTKIPGVKPQARSIYAAMVDEMDQGIGKLLETLDRLELSQNTVVWFLSDNGGMKRTSDNRPLRGAKWDSFEGGLRVPMVVRWPTKVKPGTVLDHPVTSLDIGATAIALAGGDLSKTQLDGADITDYMTGQTSDAPHDELFWRTDRKVGQKSGVLRVGDFKLIVQKNEVQLFNLKDDLSETTDLSKSQPERVQTMLRRWQELDQQSKPSYFESTQKGKNAYQYADYQWLKGTPHYRASEN; encoded by the coding sequence ATGAAAACGCTGATCGCTTTTGCAATAATGTTGATGGGGTCAGCTGCCTGTGCCGAGTCACGCCCGAATATCATTGTCATCATGGCAGACGACTTGGGTTATGCCGATGTCGGCTTTAACGGCTGCAGCGATATCCCAACACCCAACATCGACAGCTTGGCGGATGACGGCGCCCGGTTTTCATCCGGCTATGTGACCGGGCCGATGTGCGGACCTTCCCGCGCCGGTTTTATTACCGGGCAAATCCAGTCACGGTTTGGCTGGCACGGCAATCCCAACCAGCCGCTCAACCCAACCCATGGGCTACCCACCGGAATCAAGACGGTAGCTCACTGGATGCAGCAGCAGGGTTATGCGACCGGAGGTGTCGGCAAGTGGCACATGGGAACGACCCACGACCAGCATCCCAACGCACTGGGGTTTGACGACTGGTACGGCTTCCTCAGCGGCGGCCGACTTTACTACCCGATGGATCATCCGTCGTACAACGGGAAGTACCTGAGGATGAAGAAGCCTTGGGGGATGCGGGATATGCATCACACGATGCCGATTATCCATAACCAACAGCCGCTACAGTGGGAGCAGTATCTGACACGGGAACTGACGGACTACGGCATTGGCTATATCGAAGAGAACCAAGGAAAGCCGTTCTTTCTATTTATGTCCTACAACGCGCCGCACGAATATCTGGAGGCACCCGAGGAAACGATCGCAAAATTTCCTGCCAGCGAAATGACCAAGATTCCGGGAGTGAAGCCCCAAGCTCGTTCGATCTATGCCGCCATGGTCGATGAGATGGACCAGGGGATCGGAAAGCTGCTGGAAACCCTCGATCGATTGGAGCTCTCGCAAAACACCGTGGTCTGGTTCTTAAGCGACAACGGCGGGATGAAACGCACGAGTGACAATCGACCTTTACGCGGCGCGAAATGGGACAGTTTTGAGGGCGGCCTGCGTGTTCCGATGGTGGTGCGTTGGCCCACCAAAGTGAAGCCGGGAACCGTCCTGGATCATCCGGTCACATCGCTGGACATCGGCGCCACCGCCATTGCGTTGGCCGGCGGCGATCTGTCAAAGACGCAGCTTGATGGTGCCGACATCACCGACTACATGACTGGACAAACCTCCGATGCTCCGCATGACGAATTGTTCTGGCGTACCGATCGCAAAGTAGGTCAGAAAAGTGGTGTCCTGCGAGTCGGCGACTTCAAGCTGATCGTTCAGAAAAACGAGGTCCAGCTCTTCAATTTGAAAGACGATCTTTCCGAAACGACGGATCTGTCCAAGTCGCAGCCCGAGCGAGTGCAAACGATGCTGAGGCGTTGGCAGGAATTGGATCAGCAGAGTAAACCTTCGTACTTCGAAAGCACGCAAAAGGGAAAAAACGCGTATCAGTATGCCGATTACCAATGGCTCAAAGGCACCCCGCACTACCGGGCAAGCGAGAATTAA
- a CDS encoding arylsulfatase produces the protein MIMKTRFALFTLCLSLVLAAPVDGDEPSPPNVVYILADDLGYGDLGCYGATKLQTPNIDRLAAQGRRFTDAHTASAVCTPSRYALLTGEYPFRAMDGKGVWGPAPIPSPLIIDTETLTLADVFKNRGYDTAVVGKWHLGFGETANDWQEPLRPGPLDLGFDYYFGVPIVNSAPPYVYVENDRIVGGDPDDPLVYLGNKSKGATPITEIPPEAAQRTPNRFSGAVEAHKQYNDYEVGTKLTEKAVQWIQERDKKPFFLYLATTNVHHPFTPAERFQGTSQAGIYGDFVHELDWIVGEVMKSLEESGVADNTLVIFTSDNGGMFNHGGRAAAALGHKINGDLLGSKFGVWEGGHRVPLIAWWPGKIEAGSVSDQLLCNLDILASMAALTGTQLSAAEQKDSINMLPAILGNPDQPLRSELILAPYKASHLSLRKGKWMYIPARSDGGFTGSKPHQHAWGGAAVAKLVHTPNSDIENGKIKKDAPAAQLYDLEADVNQTKNLYRESPEIVQQMQDSLSKYRPQKKTK, from the coding sequence ATGATTATGAAAACACGATTCGCCCTTTTCACGCTTTGCCTTTCCTTGGTGCTGGCTGCCCCGGTTGACGGCGATGAACCGTCGCCGCCCAACGTGGTCTACATTCTTGCGGATGACCTTGGGTATGGCGATTTGGGCTGCTACGGGGCAACCAAATTGCAGACACCGAATATCGATCGGCTGGCCGCGCAAGGCCGACGGTTTACCGATGCGCATACCGCATCAGCGGTTTGCACGCCGTCTCGCTATGCGTTGTTGACCGGCGAGTATCCGTTTCGGGCGATGGACGGGAAAGGCGTATGGGGTCCCGCCCCGATCCCATCGCCGCTGATCATCGACACCGAAACGCTCACCCTGGCCGATGTCTTCAAGAATCGTGGTTACGATACGGCGGTCGTGGGCAAATGGCATTTGGGTTTTGGCGAAACGGCTAACGATTGGCAAGAACCGCTGCGGCCGGGGCCGCTGGACCTTGGATTTGACTACTATTTCGGAGTGCCGATTGTGAACAGCGCTCCGCCTTACGTGTACGTCGAGAATGATCGCATCGTCGGTGGTGATCCCGATGATCCGTTGGTTTATCTTGGCAACAAGAGCAAGGGTGCCACGCCCATCACAGAAATTCCGCCCGAAGCTGCCCAACGCACTCCCAATCGGTTCAGTGGGGCGGTGGAAGCCCACAAGCAATACAACGATTACGAAGTCGGAACCAAATTGACCGAGAAGGCGGTCCAGTGGATTCAGGAACGCGACAAGAAGCCTTTCTTTCTGTACTTAGCGACCACCAATGTCCACCATCCCTTTACACCGGCCGAGCGATTTCAGGGAACCAGCCAAGCCGGGATTTACGGCGACTTTGTCCATGAACTTGACTGGATCGTGGGCGAGGTGATGAAGAGCCTCGAAGAGAGTGGTGTGGCGGACAATACGCTGGTGATCTTTACCAGTGATAACGGAGGCATGTTCAACCATGGTGGCCGTGCGGCCGCGGCACTGGGGCACAAGATCAACGGCGATCTACTGGGTTCAAAATTTGGCGTTTGGGAAGGCGGACACCGTGTACCGCTGATTGCTTGGTGGCCGGGAAAAATCGAAGCCGGCAGTGTATCGGACCAATTGCTTTGCAACCTCGACATATTGGCGTCAATGGCGGCGCTGACGGGAACTCAACTGAGTGCGGCTGAGCAAAAGGATAGTATCAATATGCTTCCCGCGATCCTTGGCAATCCAGACCAACCGCTACGCAGCGAATTGATTCTGGCTCCGTATAAAGCGTCGCATTTGTCATTGCGAAAGGGCAAGTGGATGTACATTCCGGCACGAAGCGATGGCGGATTTACCGGATCAAAGCCCCACCAACACGCTTGGGGTGGCGCCGCGGTTGCGAAGCTGGTCCACACCCCCAATAGCGATATTGAAAACGGCAAGATCAAAAAGGATGCCCCTGCCGCACAGCTGTACGATCTTGAAGCCGATGTCAATCAAACAAAGAACCTCTACCGCGAGTCCCCTGAAATCGTCCAGCAGATGCAGGATTCTCTCTCGAAATATCGCCCACAGAAGAAAACCAAATGA
- a CDS encoding sulfatase has product MNDRNLICLIASLSLVASFCFRATAAFAAPSPQPNIVVIFTDDQGYADLSCFGGTHVNTPRIDQMAADGSRLTNFYMAAPLCTPSRAALMTGCYPRRIDMAYGSDFAVLLAGDRKGLNPEEVTIAEVLREAGYVTGMFGKWHLGDQPEFLPTRQGFDEFFGLPYSHDIHPQHPRQDHFQFPPLPLLDGETVVEQDPDADYLTKRFTQRAVQFIEQHKDEPFFLYVPHPLPHGPLHVSPPFMKDAPDAVKAKLAKEGKRVDYRTRTKLFKYAIDEIDWSVGQILDAIKANGLDENTLVIFTSDNGPATGKAHPLRGKKGSTFEGGPRVPAVIRWPGKIPAGRENDELMTAMDLLPTFAGLAGAELPADHIIDGKDIWPVLTGNETSPHDTFFYYRDNDLKAVRSGKWKLHLALPQANGDKSPPASALYDLESDIGEKRNVIAEHPEVVSRLRAAVEAFEKRLAENSRPAAFVDAPTPLKRAK; this is encoded by the coding sequence ATGAACGACCGAAACCTTATCTGCTTGATTGCCAGTCTCAGCCTAGTTGCAAGCTTCTGCTTTCGAGCAACTGCGGCGTTTGCAGCGCCATCGCCGCAGCCGAACATCGTCGTTATCTTTACCGACGACCAGGGCTATGCCGATCTCAGCTGCTTTGGTGGCACGCACGTCAACACGCCGCGGATCGATCAAATGGCGGCCGACGGCTCGCGGTTGACCAATTTCTATATGGCGGCACCGCTATGTACGCCGTCGCGGGCGGCGTTGATGACCGGATGCTATCCGCGCCGGATTGATATGGCGTACGGTTCTGACTTTGCCGTTTTATTGGCCGGCGACCGCAAGGGGTTGAATCCAGAAGAAGTGACAATCGCCGAGGTGCTCCGCGAGGCAGGATATGTCACCGGGATGTTTGGCAAGTGGCACCTCGGCGATCAGCCAGAATTTCTGCCCACCCGTCAGGGCTTTGACGAATTCTTTGGGCTGCCCTACAGCCATGATATCCATCCGCAACATCCGCGGCAGGACCACTTCCAATTTCCTCCGCTGCCACTATTGGATGGGGAAACGGTTGTCGAGCAGGATCCCGACGCGGATTACTTGACCAAGCGGTTCACGCAGCGAGCGGTTCAATTTATCGAACAACACAAGGACGAACCGTTCTTTTTGTATGTGCCGCACCCGCTGCCTCATGGTCCGTTGCATGTGTCGCCGCCGTTTATGAAGGATGCGCCGGATGCCGTCAAAGCGAAGTTGGCCAAGGAAGGGAAACGTGTCGATTACCGGACTCGCACCAAACTGTTTAAGTACGCGATCGATGAAATCGATTGGTCCGTCGGCCAGATTCTTGATGCGATTAAAGCCAACGGACTCGATGAAAACACGCTCGTCATTTTCACAAGCGACAACGGCCCTGCGACGGGGAAAGCTCATCCGCTGCGAGGCAAGAAAGGCAGCACGTTCGAAGGCGGACCTCGTGTTCCGGCGGTGATTCGTTGGCCAGGCAAAATTCCGGCTGGTCGCGAGAACGATGAATTGATGACCGCGATGGATCTGCTGCCGACGTTTGCGGGGCTCGCCGGAGCCGAATTGCCAGCGGATCACATCATTGACGGCAAGGACATTTGGCCCGTTCTGACTGGCAATGAAACGAGTCCACACGACACATTTTTCTACTATCGCGACAACGACTTGAAGGCCGTCCGATCGGGCAAGTGGAAGCTGCACTTAGCGCTGCCACAAGCCAACGGTGACAAGAGCCCACCGGCATCGGCGTTGTATGACCTGGAATCGGATATTGGCGAAAAGCGGAATGTCATCGCGGAACACCCCGAGGTGGTGTCGCGGCTTCGTGCGGCTGTCGAAGCCTTTGAAAAACGGTTAGCTGAAAACAGCCGGCCTGCGGCATTCGTGGACGCCCCCACACCACTGAAACGAGCGAAATAA
- a CDS encoding GH116 family glycosyl hydrolase encodes MENETNTQLSDALNGCDSTSGCCGGENALVGRRQFVKATGLTAAMMMAARSNVMAGPFEAAEIDHVIPADKKLSKDWIASLYARGEPLTATGDGLKYIGMPISGLCTGQVYLGGDGGLWYWNLTAAKDRKNNPKGARYMQPDVARSSRDQGFALRVGGKVHTLDANGFKSVKFTNQYPMGRVDYADESCPLNVQLEAYTPFIPLRRDESSYPVIVMRYTVTNHSPDSQEVAMAGWIDNSTNGSKGKKVCVYRELDGIATVECTADFEDANSMALGVFGKEKPELVDLAKTNPGPNGIFDSDAGPEDGAQAEMNPKRPALASIGRKFSLGPGESKTVSFAVSWRFPNVRYGTAFGVGPKSTSPGRNHYATVWPTAAEASSQVASRESELYDTSKKWIDTWYDSSLPYWFLERAFIPINCMQTQVAQRVYPRGNDTEIYNLEEGVRCCPGNCTHVWNYAQGLARVFPEIERECRDKIEYGLGFDESTGMIYFRYSMREGKNDRDDALDGTCGTIIRVLRESQMTTDYRFLESMWDRVKRSMDFVIKEWDPDEDGLLAGAQHNTLDEPWYGKVHWLINVYHAALKASAVMARQMNQPVVAERYERIVAKGAPAMVDLLWKEEFGYFIHIPGDADSEKHGSTNGCHIDQVLGESWLHEVGLDPILPKDKIRKSLQSLWKYNFAPNVGEFRKVMKNGRWYAAAGDAGLVMCSFPNGKIEPKSGKPSYAGYLNECMTGFEWQVAAHMIREGMVQEGLAIGKAIYDRYSPDARNPYNEVECSDHYSRAMASYGAYLAACGYRYDGPAGKLAFGPRLSPENFRAAFTTAEGWGRFSQKVDSGKQSAAVELHYGKLTLKEFTLDAVPETTASGANVKLAGNEIPATFGSNQGQYVLRFAEPVTVNAGQKLTFDYTS; translated from the coding sequence ATGGAAAACGAAACCAACACTCAACTCTCCGATGCTCTCAACGGCTGCGACTCCACGTCCGGTTGCTGTGGGGGCGAGAATGCCTTGGTGGGACGTCGCCAATTCGTCAAAGCAACCGGGTTGACTGCAGCGATGATGATGGCGGCTCGCAGCAATGTGATGGCCGGACCATTTGAAGCCGCGGAAATCGATCACGTCATTCCTGCCGACAAGAAGCTGAGCAAAGATTGGATCGCCAGTCTGTATGCACGCGGCGAGCCGCTGACCGCGACCGGCGATGGTCTGAAGTACATCGGCATGCCGATCAGTGGTCTCTGTACCGGGCAAGTCTATCTCGGCGGCGATGGCGGGCTTTGGTACTGGAACCTTACCGCTGCGAAGGACCGAAAGAATAACCCCAAAGGCGCTCGCTACATGCAACCCGATGTGGCCCGTTCCTCGAGGGATCAAGGGTTTGCATTGCGAGTCGGTGGCAAGGTTCACACGCTGGACGCAAATGGATTCAAGAGCGTCAAGTTCACCAATCAATACCCGATGGGGCGAGTGGACTACGCGGATGAATCGTGTCCGCTAAACGTTCAATTAGAAGCCTACACTCCCTTCATTCCGCTTCGCCGTGATGAGTCCAGCTATCCGGTCATCGTGATGCGATACACGGTGACCAACCACTCGCCGGATTCCCAAGAGGTGGCGATGGCGGGCTGGATCGATAACAGCACCAATGGCTCGAAGGGAAAGAAAGTCTGTGTGTATCGCGAACTGGATGGGATTGCTACCGTCGAATGCACGGCAGATTTCGAAGATGCCAATTCGATGGCACTTGGTGTCTTTGGCAAGGAGAAGCCGGAGCTGGTCGATTTGGCAAAAACCAATCCTGGTCCCAACGGCATCTTTGACTCCGATGCCGGTCCCGAGGATGGTGCCCAAGCCGAGATGAATCCCAAACGGCCTGCTCTCGCTTCGATCGGCCGCAAATTTTCGCTCGGCCCCGGTGAATCCAAGACGGTGTCCTTCGCCGTTTCCTGGCGTTTTCCGAATGTTCGCTATGGCACCGCTTTTGGCGTTGGGCCGAAGTCGACCTCGCCCGGCCGCAATCACTACGCGACGGTTTGGCCGACCGCTGCCGAAGCTTCGAGTCAGGTAGCCAGCCGTGAGAGCGAGCTGTACGACACCAGCAAGAAATGGATCGATACCTGGTACGATTCCAGCTTGCCGTATTGGTTTTTGGAGCGTGCGTTTATTCCCATCAACTGCATGCAAACCCAAGTCGCACAGCGAGTCTATCCACGTGGCAACGACACCGAGATTTACAATTTAGAAGAAGGCGTCAGATGCTGTCCCGGTAATTGCACGCACGTGTGGAACTATGCCCAAGGTTTAGCGAGGGTCTTTCCAGAAATCGAACGCGAGTGCCGCGACAAGATCGAGTATGGTCTCGGTTTCGACGAGTCCACTGGAATGATCTACTTCCGCTATTCGATGAGAGAAGGCAAAAACGACAGAGACGATGCTTTGGACGGCACCTGCGGCACGATCATTCGCGTGCTGCGTGAAAGCCAGATGACGACGGACTACCGCTTCCTCGAGAGCATGTGGGACCGGGTCAAACGTTCGATGGATTTTGTGATCAAGGAATGGGATCCGGATGAAGACGGGCTATTGGCCGGTGCCCAGCACAACACTTTGGACGAACCTTGGTACGGCAAGGTGCATTGGTTGATCAACGTCTACCACGCCGCGCTGAAAGCATCGGCGGTGATGGCACGTCAGATGAATCAACCGGTCGTGGCCGAGCGTTATGAACGGATTGTCGCCAAAGGCGCACCGGCGATGGTGGATCTGCTTTGGAAGGAAGAATTCGGCTACTTCATTCACATTCCCGGGGATGCGGATAGTGAAAAGCACGGCTCGACCAACGGCTGTCATATCGACCAAGTGCTGGGCGAAAGCTGGCTGCACGAAGTCGGACTCGATCCGATCCTGCCCAAGGACAAGATTCGAAAGTCGCTGCAATCGCTGTGGAAGTACAACTTTGCACCAAACGTGGGCGAGTTCCGCAAAGTGATGAAAAACGGCCGTTGGTATGCCGCCGCTGGCGATGCGGGACTGGTGATGTGCAGCTTCCCCAATGGCAAAATTGAACCCAAGAGCGGCAAGCCCAGTTACGCTGGCTATCTGAACGAGTGCATGACCGGATTCGAATGGCAGGTCGCCGCCCACATGATCCGCGAAGGGATGGTCCAGGAAGGTTTGGCGATTGGCAAGGCGATCTATGACCGCTACTCGCCGGACGCCCGCAACCCTTACAACGAAGTCGAATGCAGTGATCACTACTCGCGTGCGATGGCCAGTTACGGTGCCTACTTGGCAGCGTGCGGTTATCGCTATGACGGTCCTGCAGGCAAGTTGGCATTCGGCCCGCGGCTGAGTCCCGAGAATTTCCGGGCGGCGTTTACGACGGCGGAAGGTTGGGGGCGTTTTTCCCAAAAAGTCGACTCGGGCAAACAGTCGGCCGCGGTCGAACTGCATTACGGCAAACTCACTCTGAAAGAGTTTACACTCGATGCAGTCCCGGAAACGACGGCAAGCGGCGCCAACGTGAAGCTTGCCGGCAACGAGATTCCTGCAACGTTTGGGTCAAACCAAGGCCAGTACGTTTTGCGTTTCGCGGAACCCGTGACCGTCAACGCCGGGCAAAAATTGACGTTTGATTACACGTCATAA
- a CDS encoding SHD1 domain-containing protein translates to MTAARLFRGSFVLPIAIVVLAFLNSSQAQSPGKPNRDVDFAIGDRVEVRQGNKWIEGEVLESMRGGLVKVQLDSAPASRVLRIPRQLIRRAYDTKSATTANQPRDGQPPTALRLWTDSTGQHKVEAEFVEVTEGKVTLRKKDGSQTVLPLERLCEEDRAFIASQIDEGGDASPEDVLRQFLVALAGGNRRQVVTLILPHPNAAVLLQGEAAPPQVVAEMKKQIASEEIRRLKLGEKVSLPGGRTMTVGDEDVSTERVLLQIPNHPIPYSLIRKKNGWRVDAAPIIQARVAALAARDKIETAGRDRIETAARDKIETAMRDKGGAAAPVSDDKDSAAKPSGDWHTVTAIDGRVRIQLPGKPTRTDQVTPISQGSVTFEIYKVSARGRFWNFHVITYPAAVIDAATDKIEFIARIGNATMRSKSGSESISLTPIKDSAYPAVRLEYRYPPGKNSAGEYGGGQAMHELYLIENQVVWVFVDVLNAAREVENDKVTAEIKRFFASLVIPKD, encoded by the coding sequence ATGACTGCTGCTCGTCTGTTTCGCGGTTCTTTCGTTTTGCCAATCGCAATCGTTGTCCTTGCATTTTTGAATTCGTCCCAGGCACAATCGCCAGGGAAGCCAAATCGCGACGTGGACTTTGCGATCGGCGATCGCGTGGAAGTGCGGCAAGGAAACAAGTGGATCGAGGGTGAGGTCCTTGAGTCGATGCGTGGCGGATTGGTCAAAGTGCAGCTTGACAGCGCGCCGGCAAGTCGCGTTCTTAGAATTCCTCGGCAATTGATTCGGCGGGCGTACGACACGAAATCAGCGACAACCGCAAACCAACCACGTGACGGTCAACCTCCGACGGCACTGCGTCTGTGGACCGACAGCACCGGGCAACACAAGGTGGAAGCGGAGTTCGTTGAGGTCACTGAGGGCAAGGTCACGTTGCGGAAGAAGGACGGATCGCAAACCGTTTTGCCACTTGAGCGTCTTTGCGAGGAAGACCGAGCTTTCATTGCGTCCCAAATCGATGAGGGCGGAGACGCTTCGCCGGAAGACGTGTTGCGGCAGTTTCTGGTGGCACTGGCTGGCGGCAATCGACGACAAGTCGTAACGCTAATTTTGCCACATCCCAATGCAGCTGTTCTTTTGCAAGGGGAAGCGGCGCCTCCGCAAGTCGTCGCGGAAATGAAAAAGCAAATCGCGTCGGAGGAGATCCGACGCTTGAAGTTGGGCGAGAAGGTTTCCTTGCCGGGCGGACGGACGATGACGGTGGGCGACGAGGATGTCAGCACGGAGCGAGTCCTGTTACAGATTCCCAATCATCCCATTCCCTACTCGCTCATTCGCAAAAAAAATGGCTGGCGAGTCGACGCAGCGCCGATCATCCAGGCTCGCGTGGCGGCCCTCGCGGCACGCGACAAGATCGAGACAGCGGGACGCGACAGAATCGAAACAGCGGCACGCGACAAGATCGAGACAGCGATGCGTGACAAAGGCGGGGCAGCGGCGCCCGTTTCCGATGACAAGGACTCAGCCGCCAAACCGAGTGGCGATTGGCACACGGTTACCGCGATCGACGGCCGCGTCCGTATCCAGCTGCCGGGTAAACCGACCAGGACCGACCAAGTGACGCCGATTTCCCAAGGCTCAGTGACCTTCGAAATCTACAAGGTCTCGGCGCGGGGCCGGTTCTGGAATTTCCACGTCATCACGTATCCCGCGGCAGTGATTGACGCGGCGACGGACAAAATTGAATTCATCGCGAGAATCGGTAACGCAACAATGCGCAGCAAATCGGGCAGCGAATCGATATCACTGACGCCGATCAAAGACTCGGCCTATCCCGCCGTTCGATTAGAGTATCGCTATCCGCCAGGAAAAAATTCGGCTGGCGAGTACGGTGGCGGCCAGGCGATGCACGAACTGTATCTGATCGAGAATCAAGTGGTTTGGGTGTTCGTCGATGTCCTGAATGCGGCCCGCGAAGTCGAAAATGACAAGGTGACCGCCGAGATCAAACGCTTCTTCGCATCTCTTGTCATTCCGAAGGACTGA